AAGTTGATTCAGATGGCATCACACCCTCTTGCATATATTCTTTGACTTACTAACGTTAAACATAGAAAATGTGTGTTCAAcagaaacaattttaagtagtTCCATGTTCCATTAACCAATTAACGCATTAACCTAATTAATGAAAAGGTGCACTCAatacctactatacagcaAAGCTAGTTTCCTGATTTTTACAATTGGAAATATCATcaaatattacttatgtacacttataattattaacatactttttattattttccataatattcacattacaataatatatccaccatggtattttagtattgttatttttttatcactctAAAAATACactcataattaaattattaaataaatattaattaaattattgatttgacaattgtaaaaattaaattttcaaataaaaagacctttaacataaatttcttaaattttcaacacttctcggtaatttattataatgctcataccaactaattaaaaaatatcttgttaaaagaacatatttaaattagactTTATTTCCAATTAGTAGAAAgggataatatttctaaaggATGTTTCTTtccaaacaaaaacatttaaacataaataaaactaaatttacttaaaatgtataaattatacataatttatttttaatctgtatCATaagaaaagttaataaaatataaatattacatttgtaatgaatagtatgtatttatgcttttacaattttaatgatatcaaaatgaatttgtgttactacttaatttacaataattcatcTAGTGTCTTTATAATTCTAAACTTTGAACTTTTCTCAGGATCCAGTGGAAAGTTACTGGGTCTTACCAAAAGAACTGAATTACAGCCGGCTTTTAAAGCTGCTTCAGCATCAGCAATTacgttagttaaaaataaaatatcgctacagtttacatttaatttattagcaaTATCTTTATAGGTGGTTTCAGAGTCTTTTGGTCccaaattaatatcaaaatattttgaaaatacaccaGACACATCTCCATAgtctgtatatttaaaaaaattctcttGAAgtgttgttttaaaacaagagtaagtgcatatttttttacccaTGTCAGTTAGCTTTTTTAAAACAGGTAATACatcttcatatatataaccttTTATAAGACCAGTTTCATATCCAAGGTTCCACatgttaataacataattatccATACAGCAAATTAGCCTTGAGTCACTCATCTTCCATggtctaaaattattactaatgatAGACTTCATTTTTTCGCCTGGAGATATTGGTACAGTTATggaattttcaaatgtttgtaCATgccatgattttaaatattgttgataGCTCTCATCATCCTTATATTTTCCCTTGTGGTTTTTTACGTAATCCTGTAAGATACTGACCACATGAGGAAACAATACTTCcctaatatagttaattgatGTAATTGGTTCTATAATGTTAAGGAGAATAACAGTCTCGTTCAATGgcattttgtattatagagTTACCAAGACCTGTAAAAACAGAAATGCGAGTGTttagtatttatgtaaatacatcTAAATAAACTGTTTTTCTGTTAAGctttattaatctataatagATAAGTACATTAACTCTACatctgtacattttatttttaaagtttatttaaatagtaaaaaattataaataatatatattttattaagtaaaccTCTATAGCAGGGGTGGCCAAACCACGGCTCGCGTCATAGACTTTTGTGGCTCGCAACTTATCAtaccatttttacaaaaaaaatttttaatatgaatttatgtatatttatatttatgtatgaccttttttttttatacattttagctcttccatatttattaatatatttgatggcTTGCGAGTCTCTTCTCGCTGGCCACCCCTCATTTATAGTGTACAATTacctattttacttaattggtgtgtacagaaaatataagatacttgcatatattc
This sequence is a window from Rhopalosiphum maidis isolate BTI-1 chromosome 1, ASM367621v3, whole genome shotgun sequence. Protein-coding genes within it:
- the LOC113557121 gene encoding enolase-phosphatase E1-like; protein product: MPLNETVILLNIIEPITSINYIREVLFPHVVSILQDYVKNHKGKYKDDESYQQYLKSWHVQTFENSITVPISPGEKMKSIISNNFRPWKMSDSRLICCMDNYVINMWNLGYETGLIKGYIYEDVLPVLKKLTDMGKKICTYSCFKTTLQENFFKYTDYGDVSGVFSKYFDINLGPKDSETTYKDIANKLNVNCSDILFLTNVIADAEAALKAGCNSVLLVRPSNFPLDPEKSSKFRIIKTLDELL